From the Polaribacter huanghezhanensis genome, the window AAGATTACAAAGGCATTACAATTGCAAAAAAAGCGTTGATTAATAAGGTTAGAAATCCTGATATTTCTTTTAAATTGGCAAAAGCCTACCAGCGACTGGAAGATAGAAAAAAAGCTATTAAAGTGGTAGATAGTTTGTTAAAAATATACCCTAAAAAGCAAGAGTATTTAACCCTTAAAAAAACATTACAATGATAAAATTGAATCTTTTTGGTAAATTTTTGTTACTAGGGTTTTTCCTAGTGACATTTCAATGTTTTGCTCAGGAAAAAGTATTTACAGGCGATCCTGATACCGCTTTTGAAAAAGCGCGAAATATGGCATTTAACAACCAGCGTAAAGAAGCGCAAGAATTATTAAAACTCATCATAGCAAAGTATCCTAGTTATCTAGATTTACGATCTTTTTTAGCAAATACGTATTCTTGGGATGGTAATTATAAAGCAGCAAGAGAAGGTTTTGCTTTTGTTTTGAAAAAAGATTCAAAAAGAAAGGCAGATTGGATTGCGGCAATTAAAAACGAGTTTTATGCAGAAGTGCCATATTCTGCAAATGTTTTAATAAAAAAAGCAATGGTTTACTATCCAAAAGATCCAGAAATATTATATCAAAAAGCACGTTCTGAAGAAAAATTAAATAAACCAGAAGATGCTTTATATACCTTAAATGAAATTCTTAAAATTGATCCAACAAACGAAGATGCTTTAGCGTATAAAGTAAGTTTAAACGATTCATTTAGATTGAATTCTATTGGGGTAAGTTATTCAACATTAATTTATAATAAAAACGAAAGAGAAACATCGCATTATGGTACTTTAAAATATTCTAGACAAACTAAATACGGTAGTATAACAGGAAAAATAAATTACTCAAAACGATTTGGAACTAATAGTTACCAATACGAAGTAGATATGTATCCAAGAATTACAGAAGGCTTGTATGCTTATGTTAGTGGAGGTTTTTCTAATTCAGATTTGTTTCCAAGTGTACGATATGGTTTTGAATTATTCAAATCATTACCTAAAAGTTTTGAAGCATCGCTTGGGTTTAGAGGGTTAAAATTTTCTACAACAACAATTATTTACACTGGTTCTGTTGGATGGTATACAGGAAATTCTTATTGGTCTTTTAGAACCTATGTTACTCCTGGCGATCCAGGAGCAAGCAAATCAGGGACGTTATCGTATCGAAAATATTTTAGTGATGCTGATAATTATTTTAGTTTGGCAATTGGGTTTGGATTTTCTCCAGAAGTAGATCGATTTCCCGTAAATGTAAATGATATTGTTGTTTTTGATTTAAAATCACAAAAATTTAATGCAGGTTATACATTTACATCGGCAAATAAAAAAAATATTTGGGGAACTTCATTTAATCTTCTCAGAGAAGAAAAGAGTTTTTCTAGAGGTGATTATTATTTAATTTATTCCTTAGGAGTTTCTTATAGTTTTAGATTTAGATAGTTATTGTTTAAATCTACAATAGAATAAATAAAAACCCCGAGTAATTTTACTCGGGATTTTTATTTTCATTTGCCTTTCTAATAATCGCTTTTAACTTTTCTTGATTAGCAATTTTATCTTGCTTTACCTTATTAATTTTTCGATTCATTAATTTGGTATGCTTGGCTTTGTTTACTGTGTTTTTTGCTTTTCCTTTTTTGGGCATTTTTATTTTTGCAAGTTTTTAGATACGTCTTAAGTTTACTTTTGCGGATACTTCATAATTTATTCATTCGGTTCAATATGAATAAGCACTTGTTCTAAATTTGATATTTCTTTCCGCAAATAGTCTTTTAGTGCATGTGCAATATCATGTCCTACTTTTACAGAAATTTTACTATTAACAATTACGTGTAAATCAACATGAAATTTCATTCCAGCTTTTCTAACAAAACACTTTTCTGTTCCTAAAACTCCTTCTACTTCAATAGATTTTTTTCTAATTTCAAGTATTAGATTGTCATAAAGTTGTTCGTCCATAACTTCGCCTAAAGCTGGTCTTAAAATTAAGTAGCTGTTATATAAAATAAAAGCAGAAGCAAATAAAGCAGCCCAATCATCTGCTGTTTCATAGCCTTTTCCATAGATGATTGCTATTGAAACTCCAATAAAAGCCATTACCGAGGTTATTGCATCGCTTCTGTGATGCCAAGCGTCTGCTTTAAGTGAGGAGCTATTGGTTTGTTTGCTTTTTTTGATAACAATTTGAAATGATATTTCTTTCCAAATAATTATTAACCCTAAGACAATCAAAGTCCAAGATTTTGGAACTTTATGAGGAGTCTGAATGTTTTGAATACTTTCATATGCTATTAATGTAGCAGAAACAACAAGAAAGGCAACGACTCCAAATGTAATTAGAGGTTCAATCTTTCCATGTCCATATGGATGATTTTTATCCGCAGGTCGTTCGGCATATTTAAAACCTATTAAAACTAAAAATGAAGCAAAAATATCTGTTGTTGATTCAATTGCATCTGCAATTAAAGCATAAGAATTACCAAAAAAACCAGCAAGTCCTTTTATCAATGCTAAAGCAACATTTCCAATAATACTAAAATACGTCGTTTGTATTGCTGTTTTTTCGTTGTTCATTTCTCTTTTCAAGTTGCAAGCAACTTTTTATATCTGCCGTTTTAATATTAAAACAAGTTCAGTATACGGCGAAGTTATCAATAAACAAGTTTACAAACAAGTTAAATTATTTTCCTGTTTGTAAAAAGACAGGAGTTTTAGAATATATGTTTTGGCAATATTTTATGCTGAAAAAGCCAAATAACAAAAGAGTTTTCTATATCTTTAACGTACTTTTTATTATGAAAAAATAGCGACAAAAAACATGAAATTAAAACTAGAAAAACCAATCGTATTTTTCGATTTAGAAACCACAGGAATTAATATAGGAACGGATAAAATTGTAGAAATATCCATTTTAAAAGTGTTTCCGAACGGAAATAAAGAGAGTAAAACGTGGTTGGTAAATCCAGAAGTTGAGATTCCAAAAGAAGCATCAGATATTCATGGGATTACAAACGAACAAGTAGTTACAGAACCAACGTTTAAAGAATTAGCACCACAAGTAAGCGAGTTAATTGCAGATTGTGATTTGGCCGGGTTTAATTCCAATCGTTTTGACATTCCGTTGTTGGCAGAAGAATTAATGCGCGTTGGCATCGATTTTAATATGAACAATAGAAAAGCAATTGATGTACAAGTAATTTTTCATAAAAAAGAGCAAAGAACCTTAAGCGCCGGGTATCAATTTTACTGCGGAAAAGAATTAGAAGGAGCGCATGGAGCGGAAGCAGACACAAACGCAACCTACGAAATTTTATTAGCACAATTAGAAAAATACGATGATATCGGAACCTCTGTAGCAGATTTAAGTGCGTTTTCATCACACGGAAAAAGAGCAGATTTTGCTGGGTTTATTTTGTTTAATGATGATGATCAAGAAATGTTTTCTTTCGGAAAGTACAAAGGAAGAACGGTGGAAGAAGTTTTTAAAGAAAACCCAGGGTATAATAATTGGATGCAAAATGCAGATTTTCCGTTGTTTACAAAGAAAGTATTAGCGGAAATTAAAGAACGCATGTCTGTTTCTAAAAACACGATGACTGACGAAGAAAAACTAACTGCTTTACAGCAAAAATTTAATTTGAAATAGGTGTTAGATCTAGCCAAATTGAGCGCTGATAATGATGAAAAAGTTTTCCTTTTTGTAGTTACACAAGTTTTTGATGTACCAGTGATGGTTTTAAAAAGTGCAATCACAAAAAACCAAAGGAGAGAACATATTTGTATGTTAAGGAAATTTGGGATGAATCAGCATTAAATAAAATTCGTAGATTTAGAAAATTTGTACCAGCAATTTCTTTAACTTTATCAAATTAAAAAAACACAATAATGTTTACAGAATATAGCAATTTACCAAATAATTCTAGAGTTTGGATGTACCAATCCGATCGAGTTTTTACAGCCCAAGAAATCGATTTTATTTCTACAAAAGCCAAAGATTTTATAGAACAATGGACGCGACATGGCGATAATTTAAAAGGCTCGTTTACCATCAAATACAATCAGTTTTTAGTGTTGGCGGTTGATGAAGGTTTTAACAATGTTTCTGGTTGTTCTATAGATGCTTCTGTTCGTTTTGTAAAAGAGTTAGAAAACGAGTTGCAAATCGATTTAATGAACAAAATGAATGTTTCTTTTAAAGATGGCGACACTATTAATATTGTAAAATTATCCGATTTTCAACAGTTTGCAAAAGAGCAAAAAATAACCAAAGAAACCATCGTTTTTAACAATATGGTGCAAACCAAAGAAGAAGTAGAAAATAATTGGGAAGTTCCGGCAAGCAAGAGCTGGCATAATCGTTTTATGATATAATTTATGAAAAATAGTTTAATGCTACTTTTTGTGTTTTGTTTTCTTGGATTGCAAGCACAATCTAAAGATCCACTACAAACGAAAGACAAAGAAGCTCAAGAAAAATGGGTTGATAACATTTTAAATAACATGACCAATGAAGAAAAAATTGGCCAATTATTTATGGTGCAAGCGTATTCTACAAACGATACTCTGAATGAGAAATTAGTGGAAGAATTGATCCAAAAATATCATGCTGGAAACTTAATTTTTATGCAAGGAACTCCAGAGAAACAAGCGGAATTAACCAATAAATACCAAACATTGTCTAAATATCCATTATTGATAGCAATTGATGCAGAATGGGGATTAGACATGCGTTTGCAAAACTCGTTTCGCTATCCATGGAATATGGCTTTGGGAGCGATCCAAGACAATTCTTTAATAGAACAATTTGGAGAACAATTAGGAAAACATTGTAAACGATTAGGAATTCACATTAATTTTGCGCCCGTTGTTGATATCAATATCAATCCAAAAAACCCAATTATAGGAAACCGTTCTTTCGGAGAAAATAAATACAATGTAACAGATAAAGCAATTGCTTTTACGCGCGGAATGCAACGTTTTGGAGTGTTGGCAAACGCAAAACATTTTCCAGGTCATGGAGATACAGCTTCAGATTCTCATCACACTTTACCTGTTATAAATTTTGATGCAACGCGTTTAGATACCTTAGAATTGTATCCGTATTATAAATTGTTTGATGAAAATTTAGCAAGCGTTATGACGGCGCATTTGAGCATTCCTAAATTAGAACCGAACAAAAAATTACCATCTTCTTTATCTCATAAAATAACAACAGGATTGTTAAAAGAAAAAATGGGTTTTAAAGGATTAATTATAACTGATGGATTGAATATGAAAGCTGCTGCAGATTTTGCAACGTCAAAAGAAATTAATTTAGCGGCAATTTTAGCAGGAAATGATGTGTTGTTAATTCCGCACGAAGTTCCAGAAACAATGGACTATTTTCTAAAAGCAATTCAAGATAAAAAGTTAACCATTGAAAGATTAAACGAATCTGTTCGCAAAATTTTAAAAGCAAAATATTGGGCTGGATTGCAAAATTACAAACCAATAGATTTAAACAATTTAAATGAAGATTTAAATACCAAAACGGATGAATTGCTGCGTAGAAAATTGATCGAAAATTCGGTTACTGTTATAAAAAATGAAGATGATATAATTCCGATTCAAGATTTAGAGAAACAGCAAATTGCGTACGTAAAATTAGGTGATGATGACCATACGCCATTTGTTACCATGTTAAATAAGTATGCGAAAGTAGCTGTTGTTTCTGCTGATAATACTGCCGATTTACTATCAAAATTAAAACCATATAATTTAGTAATTATTGGATATCATATTTCAAACGATCATCCTTGGAAAAATTTTAAATTTAAAAAAGAAGACATTGCTAAAATTCAACAAATAGCAAAAGCCAAAAAAGTAATTTTAGATGTTTTTGCAAGTCCGTACAGTTTGTTAGATTTTACGTCTTTTAAAAATATAGAAGGTTTGGTGGTGTCGTATCAGAACAGTAATGTTGCGCAAGAAATTTCTGCACAACAATTATTTGGCGCGATTAAAACTAATGGGAAATTACCAGTTTCTATACATAAAAAATTTAAAGAAGGCTTTGGTTTATACACCACAACATTAAGTAGATTAAAATACGGATTGCCAGAAGAAGTAAAAATGTCTTCTATAAAATTGGCAGAAATTGATGTACTAGCAAACGAAGTAATTAAAAAAAAAATGACTCCGGGAATGCAAATCCTAGTCGCAAGAGACGGAAGAGTAATTTATCAGAAAAGCTTTGGGTATCACACCAATGATTCGCTTTTAAAAGTTCAAAATTTTGACATTTATGATGTTGCTTCTTTAACAAAAATTCTTGCAACTTTACCAATGGTAATAAAAGCTGTAGGCGAAGGAGAATTTAGAATTGCTACAAAATTAAGATACTTATTGCCAGAAACAAAAGGTACAAATAAAGGTACTTTAACTTTAAAGGAAATCTTATCTCATAACGCTAGATTAAAAGCGTGGATTCCGTTTTATAAATTAACTCAAGATAGCATTACTCATTTAAAGTTGCCAGGTTTTTACAGTGATAAGAAATCAAAAAAATACTCTATAGAAGTTGCTAAAAATTTGTTTTTAATATCTTCTTATAAAGATTCTATTTATAAAAAGATAGAAGAGGCAGATCAAAGAGAAAAGGAAGGATATAAATACAGCGATTTGGGTTTTTATATGTTAAAAAGAACTCTTGAAGAACGATATAAAAAGCCTTTAAATATATTAGCTGATGAAAATTTTTATGCTCCTTTAGGCGCGAGTAGAACCAGTTATTTACCGTTGAAAAAGTTTCCATTAAATGAAATTATTCCAACAGAAAAAGACGCGTATTTTAGAGATCAATTATTACAAGGATATGTGCACGATATGGGTGCGGCAATGTTAGGCGGAGTTGGCGGTCATGCGGGTTTATTTGCAAACGCAAATGATGTAGCAAAAATAATGCAAATGTATTTACAAAACGGATATTACGGCGGTAAAAGATATTTAAAAAGTGCTACCGTAAAAATGTTTAATAAACGCTATTACGAAGATAAAAAAATACGAAGAGGTTTGGGTTTTGACAAGCCACAATTAGACCCAGATATTGAAGCAACTTGTGGTTGTGTTTCTGATGAAAGTTTTGGGCACAGTGGTTTTACTGGAACCTATACTTGGGCAGATCCAAAAAGTAGAATTGTCTATGTTTTTTTATCGAATAGAGTGTACCCAACAATGGAAAATAATGGTTTGATTACAGAAAATATAAGAACAAAAATTCAGCAAATTATACAAGACGCTATTTTACCGTAGTTGTAGCAAATTTACTGTATAATAATTGTACTAATAAAGTTGCAATACCATAAATTATGGCAACCTCTAAGGTGTAGAATTTATAAAGTATTACAGCTTGAATACTGTAAAAAATAGGAAAAATAATTGTCCCTAAAGTAAATCTGAAGGTATCTACAAACTCCGTTTCATCAACCTTTTTTGATGAAATTCGCCAAATTATCCAAGGAATAATACTGTTTAAAACAATTAAAAAATAAAGCGGTTTCACAAAGTTAAGACGCTCTTTCTGACTTCTTATTTTTCTTGTTTTAATACTGTTGTTAATCGTGTTAACTTCAGTAAAATCAACATTTTTAGAATTTAATTCGTTTAAAATAGTTTCATAATTTTCATCCGCAGGAATATGAACAGACAATTCTTTTAGTTGGTTCGAAACCTTTTCTTTAATAGTGCGTATAGAGTTGTTTATATCATTGGTGTCGTAAAAGTTATTTGCTATAATTGGTTTGCCATAATGGATGGCAACTTTACAGGGAAATTGACTTGCATTTTGATAGGTAATTCCGACCGGAATAACCATAATTTTTAACGTTGGATATTTTTCAATAGCGCCAAAAATAATGCGTGTAAAACCTTTGCTTAAGTATCGTACAGTTCTTCTTTTATCATGACTTCCTTCAGGGAATATCATTAAAGCTCTTTGCTTGTTTAAAATATCATAACAATCATTAAAAACGGCTGTGTTTTTAGAAAGTTCTTTTACGCCATCTCTAATTCTATAAATTGGCATTAAATTTAAAGTAGCTAAAAACTTTTTTATCAACGGTTTTTTAAAAGCTGCAGCTCTAACTAAATAATAGGTGTTTCTTGGTACGTTTGTAGTAACTAATAACGGGTCTAACAATCCGTTTGGATGATTGACCGCAAAAAGGACTGCGCCTTTTTTAGGAATATTTTCTTTGCCTACAACCTTTATTTTTTTGGTGTAAAAAAACAAACCTGTTTTAATATATGTTTTTACAAAGTTATACCAAAGTTGTTTCAAAAAAAGTAAAATTTAAAATCCTTGCGCTATTTTTTTAAGTTTAGGAACATTTAATAAAGAGATGTTTTTTCCTTTTAAAGAAATAATTTCTTCTCTTTTAAATTCTGATAATAAACGGATTGCAGATTCTGTTGCAGTACCAATGATGTTGGCAATATCTTCTCTTGATAAGTGAATGTCTAAATTACTGTCTCTATTATGACCGAATTTTTTATCTAAACTTAGCAACATTTCAGCCAAACGTTGTTTTACTGTTTTTTGCGCCATATCTACAATTAAGTTGTGGGCGTTTTTTAAAGACATTGCCATGTCTTTTAAAACACTCATAGAAAATTCAGGATTTTGTTTTAAATCATCAATAATTTCATCTCTTGGGATAAAACAAACTTCCATATCATGAATTGCAGTAGCTTTTAAGTTAGCAACGTCATCATTAATTAAACTTCGTTCTCCTAAAAAGTCGCCTTTATTTACTAAATGGATAATTTGTTCTCTTCCGTTAGCACTCATTTTAGAAACTTTACAAATGCCAGCACTAATACAAAAAACACCATTTATATGGTCGCCTTCATCAAAAAGGGTTTCTCCTTTTTTTATGATTCTTGTTGTTTTACACGCAGAAATTTTTGAAAGTTCTTTTGCCGTTAATGTTTTTAAAGAGTTTAACTGCCTGACTATACATTGCTCACATTTGCTCATTTTGTCCGTCGATTTATCCTTTCAAATATAAGTAAAAACTGACAATTATCATATTATAAGGCAATGTTATATTAGATATTTGCACAAGGCATTTAGAGTAAATAATATGAATAATTTAGTGTGCTATCATTGTGGTAATACGTGTAATAATAAATCAAATACGATAAAAGAGAAATTTTTTTGTTGTAATGGATGTAAAACTGTTTTCGAAATATTTTCTGAAAATGATTTAACGTGTTATTATGATTTTGATACAAATCCGGGAGCAATTCCAGAAGAAATTCAAGGAAAATACGATTTTTTAGACAATCCAAAGATTGTAGAAAAATTAATCGAATTTAATGATAGCAATAAACAAGTTGTTTCTTTATACATTCCGCATATACATTGTAGTTCGTGTATTTGGGTGTTGGAAAATCTTCATAAACTCCAAAAAAATATTAGTACTTCTCAGGTTAATTTCCCGAAGAAAACCATCAGAATTTCATTCAACTCAGAAAAGACAAACTTAAAAGAAATTGTTTTGTTGTTGAGTTCTATTGGGTACGAACCATACATCAGTTTAGAAGATTACGAAGTTGGCAAAAAGAAAATAGACAGAACGTTGTTATATCAATTAGCCATTGCAGGTTTTGCGTTTGGAAATGTAATGTTTTTATCGTTTCCAGAATATTTTGATGTCAACGAATTTTGGTTAGATCAATACAAATATGTGTTTAGATGGTTAATGCTTTTCTTTTCTTTGCCAGTAGTTTTTTACGCAGCAAAAGAGTATTTTATTTCTGCTTACAAAGGCTTAAAGTCTAATATTTTAAATATTGATGTTCCTATTGCATTGGGCATTTCTGTGTTATTTGTAAGAAGTGCAACCGAAGTAATTTTTGATTTAGGGGCAGGTTTTTTTGATAGTTTAACAGGCTTGGTTTTTTTCTTGTTGATTGGTAAGTTTTTTCAACAAAAAACATACAGTTTTTTATCTTTTGAGCGCGATTTTAAATCGTATTTTCCAATTGCAGTAACTAAAATAAATTCGGATACATCCGAAGAAAACACACAGATTTACGATGTTGAAAAAGGAGATCGGTTATTAATTAGAAACAACGAGTTAATTCCTGTTGATGGAATTTTAATCAACGGAAACGCAACTATAGATTACAGCTTTGTTACTGGAGAATCTGTTGCTGTTGAAAAAGAATCTGGAGCTAAAATTTTTGCTGGCGGAAAACAGCTCAATGGAATTATAGAAATGGAAGTTCTTAAATCTGTTTCACAAAGTTATTTAACACAATTGTGGAGCAACGCTATTTTTGATGAAGAAAACACCTCAAAATTTAAAAACTTAACAGATACCATTAGCAAACGATTTACCGTTTTTGTACTATCAATTGCAGCAATTGCTACATTATTTTGGTTGTTTACAGATGCAAGTAAAGCACTAAATGTGTTTACTGCCGTTTTAATTATTGCATGTCCGTGTGCAATTGCATTGGCAGCGCCCTTTACTTTAGGAAACTTATTGAGAATTCTTGGAAAGAAAAAGTGCTATCTAAAAAATGCTGCAGTTATTGAGAAAATGGCAAAAATAAATACCATCATTTTTGA encodes:
- a CDS encoding YaiO family outer membrane beta-barrel protein — encoded protein: MIKLNLFGKFLLLGFFLVTFQCFAQEKVFTGDPDTAFEKARNMAFNNQRKEAQELLKLIIAKYPSYLDLRSFLANTYSWDGNYKAAREGFAFVLKKDSKRKADWIAAIKNEFYAEVPYSANVLIKKAMVYYPKDPEILYQKARSEEKLNKPEDALYTLNEILKIDPTNEDALAYKVSLNDSFRLNSIGVSYSTLIYNKNERETSHYGTLKYSRQTKYGSITGKINYSKRFGTNSYQYEVDMYPRITEGLYAYVSGGFSNSDLFPSVRYGFELFKSLPKSFEASLGFRGLKFSTTTIIYTGSVGWYTGNSYWSFRTYVTPGDPGASKSGTLSYRKYFSDADNYFSLAIGFGFSPEVDRFPVNVNDIVVFDLKSQKFNAGYTFTSANKKNIWGTSFNLLREEKSFSRGDYYLIYSLGVSYSFRFR
- a CDS encoding cation diffusion facilitator family transporter; its protein translation is MNNEKTAIQTTYFSIIGNVALALIKGLAGFFGNSYALIADAIESTTDIFASFLVLIGFKYAERPADKNHPYGHGKIEPLITFGVVAFLVVSATLIAYESIQNIQTPHKVPKSWTLIVLGLIIIWKEISFQIVIKKSKQTNSSSLKADAWHHRSDAITSVMAFIGVSIAIIYGKGYETADDWAALFASAFILYNSYLILRPALGEVMDEQLYDNLILEIRKKSIEVEGVLGTEKCFVRKAGMKFHVDLHVIVNSKISVKVGHDIAHALKDYLRKEISNLEQVLIHIEPNE
- a CDS encoding 3'-5' exonuclease — translated: MKLKLEKPIVFFDLETTGINIGTDKIVEISILKVFPNGNKESKTWLVNPEVEIPKEASDIHGITNEQVVTEPTFKELAPQVSELIADCDLAGFNSNRFDIPLLAEELMRVGIDFNMNNRKAIDVQVIFHKKEQRTLSAGYQFYCGKELEGAHGAEADTNATYEILLAQLEKYDDIGTSVADLSAFSSHGKRADFAGFILFNDDDQEMFSFGKYKGRTVEEVFKENPGYNNWMQNADFPLFTKKVLAEIKERMSVSKNTMTDEEKLTALQQKFNLK
- a CDS encoding ABC transporter ATPase, encoding MFTEYSNLPNNSRVWMYQSDRVFTAQEIDFISTKAKDFIEQWTRHGDNLKGSFTIKYNQFLVLAVDEGFNNVSGCSIDASVRFVKELENELQIDLMNKMNVSFKDGDTINIVKLSDFQQFAKEQKITKETIVFNNMVQTKEEVENNWEVPASKSWHNRFMI
- a CDS encoding glycoside hydrolase family 3 N-terminal domain-containing protein; amino-acid sequence: MKNSLMLLFVFCFLGLQAQSKDPLQTKDKEAQEKWVDNILNNMTNEEKIGQLFMVQAYSTNDTLNEKLVEELIQKYHAGNLIFMQGTPEKQAELTNKYQTLSKYPLLIAIDAEWGLDMRLQNSFRYPWNMALGAIQDNSLIEQFGEQLGKHCKRLGIHINFAPVVDININPKNPIIGNRSFGENKYNVTDKAIAFTRGMQRFGVLANAKHFPGHGDTASDSHHTLPVINFDATRLDTLELYPYYKLFDENLASVMTAHLSIPKLEPNKKLPSSLSHKITTGLLKEKMGFKGLIITDGLNMKAAADFATSKEINLAAILAGNDVLLIPHEVPETMDYFLKAIQDKKLTIERLNESVRKILKAKYWAGLQNYKPIDLNNLNEDLNTKTDELLRRKLIENSVTVIKNEDDIIPIQDLEKQQIAYVKLGDDDHTPFVTMLNKYAKVAVVSADNTADLLSKLKPYNLVIIGYHISNDHPWKNFKFKKEDIAKIQQIAKAKKVILDVFASPYSLLDFTSFKNIEGLVVSYQNSNVAQEISAQQLFGAIKTNGKLPVSIHKKFKEGFGLYTTTLSRLKYGLPEEVKMSSIKLAEIDVLANEVIKKKMTPGMQILVARDGRVIYQKSFGYHTNDSLLKVQNFDIYDVASLTKILATLPMVIKAVGEGEFRIATKLRYLLPETKGTNKGTLTLKEILSHNARLKAWIPFYKLTQDSITHLKLPGFYSDKKSKKYSIEVAKNLFLISSYKDSIYKKIEEADQREKEGYKYSDLGFYMLKRTLEERYKKPLNILADENFYAPLGASRTSYLPLKKFPLNEIIPTEKDAYFRDQLLQGYVHDMGAAMLGGVGGHAGLFANANDVAKIMQMYLQNGYYGGKRYLKSATVKMFNKRYYEDKKIRRGLGFDKPQLDPDIEATCGCVSDESFGHSGFTGTYTWADPKSRIVYVFLSNRVYPTMENNGLITENIRTKIQQIIQDAILP
- a CDS encoding lysophospholipid acyltransferase family protein, with protein sequence MKQLWYNFVKTYIKTGLFFYTKKIKVVGKENIPKKGAVLFAVNHPNGLLDPLLVTTNVPRNTYYLVRAAAFKKPLIKKFLATLNLMPIYRIRDGVKELSKNTAVFNDCYDILNKQRALMIFPEGSHDKRRTVRYLSKGFTRIIFGAIEKYPTLKIMVIPVGITYQNASQFPCKVAIHYGKPIIANNFYDTNDINNSIRTIKEKVSNQLKELSVHIPADENYETILNELNSKNVDFTEVNTINNSIKTRKIRSQKERLNFVKPLYFLIVLNSIIPWIIWRISSKKVDETEFVDTFRFTLGTIIFPIFYSIQAVILYKFYTLEVAIIYGIATLLVQLLYSKFATTTVK
- a CDS encoding Crp/Fnr family transcriptional regulator; this translates as MSKCEQCIVRQLNSLKTLTAKELSKISACKTTRIIKKGETLFDEGDHINGVFCISAGICKVSKMSANGREQIIHLVNKGDFLGERSLINDDVANLKATAIHDMEVCFIPRDEIIDDLKQNPEFSMSVLKDMAMSLKNAHNLIVDMAQKTVKQRLAEMLLSLDKKFGHNRDSNLDIHLSREDIANIIGTATESAIRLLSEFKREEIISLKGKNISLLNVPKLKKIAQGF
- a CDS encoding heavy metal translocating P-type ATPase, with product MNNLVCYHCGNTCNNKSNTIKEKFFCCNGCKTVFEIFSENDLTCYYDFDTNPGAIPEEIQGKYDFLDNPKIVEKLIEFNDSNKQVVSLYIPHIHCSSCIWVLENLHKLQKNISTSQVNFPKKTIRISFNSEKTNLKEIVLLLSSIGYEPYISLEDYEVGKKKIDRTLLYQLAIAGFAFGNVMFLSFPEYFDVNEFWLDQYKYVFRWLMLFFSLPVVFYAAKEYFISAYKGLKSNILNIDVPIALGISVLFVRSATEVIFDLGAGFFDSLTGLVFFLLIGKFFQQKTYSFLSFERDFKSYFPIAVTKINSDTSEENTQIYDVEKGDRLLIRNNELIPVDGILINGNATIDYSFVTGESVAVEKESGAKIFAGGKQLNGIIEMEVLKSVSQSYLTQLWSNAIFDEENTSKFKNLTDTISKRFTVFVLSIAAIATLFWLFTDASKALNVFTAVLIIACPCAIALAAPFTLGNLLRILGKKKCYLKNAAVIEKMAKINTIIFDKTGTLTSTKKNEIQYEGKAFSEAEKEVLQNAVRVSNHPLSRMLYDSFDVVNQIELDAFEELVGKGIEAKANGISIKTGSKSFVENSLENAQFETAIHISINDVYFGKYVFKNSYRKYMKRLFSKLKSKYNLSILSGDNEGEKDYLEKKLPSKVQFLFNQKPEDKLEYIKSLQEKGNNVLMIGDGLNDAGALAQSDVGISLSENINVFSPACDAILDANEFKNIATYLELSKKAIKIIKYSFVLSLCYNIIGLYFAVTGQLEPVIAAILMPLSSITIVVFTTIMTTILGRKLKK